One stretch of Burkholderia pyrrocinia DNA includes these proteins:
- a CDS encoding ABC transporter permease, which translates to MSNDTHPVPPLASGDTPAGASGFRARFFNPTARQKLLAFASLVLLIVFFSIASPNFLEVDNLVTILQATAVNGVLAVACTYVIITSGIDLSVGTLMTFCAVMAGVVLTKWGMPLPLGILAALCFGALSGCVSGFVIAKMKVPPFIATLGMMMLLKGLSLVISGTRPIYFNDTPGFTSIAQDSLIGNLIPALPIPNAVLILFLVAVGASIVLNRTIFGRYTFALGSNEEALRLSGVNVDAWKIAVYTFSGAVCGIAGLLIASRLNSAQPALGQGYELDAIAAVVIGGTSLSGGAGSIVGTIIGAFIMSVLTNGLRIMSVAQEWQTVVTGVIIILAVYVDILRRRRR; encoded by the coding sequence ATGTCCAACGATACGCATCCCGTTCCGCCCCTCGCTTCCGGCGATACGCCGGCCGGCGCATCCGGCTTCCGCGCCCGCTTCTTCAACCCGACCGCGCGGCAGAAGCTGCTCGCGTTCGCGAGCCTCGTGCTGCTGATCGTGTTCTTCAGCATCGCGTCGCCGAACTTCCTCGAAGTCGACAACCTCGTCACGATCCTGCAGGCCACCGCCGTGAACGGCGTGCTGGCCGTCGCTTGTACCTACGTGATCATCACGTCGGGCATCGACCTGTCGGTCGGCACGCTGATGACGTTCTGCGCGGTGATGGCCGGCGTCGTGCTGACGAAGTGGGGGATGCCGCTGCCGCTCGGGATCCTGGCCGCACTGTGCTTCGGCGCGCTGTCCGGCTGCGTGTCGGGCTTCGTGATCGCGAAGATGAAGGTGCCGCCGTTCATCGCGACGCTCGGCATGATGATGCTGCTCAAGGGGCTGTCGCTCGTGATCTCCGGCACGCGGCCGATCTACTTCAACGACACGCCGGGCTTCACGTCGATCGCGCAGGATTCGCTGATCGGCAACCTGATTCCCGCGCTGCCGATTCCGAACGCGGTGCTGATCCTGTTTCTCGTCGCGGTCGGCGCATCGATCGTGCTGAACCGGACGATCTTCGGCCGCTACACGTTCGCGCTCGGCAGCAACGAGGAAGCGCTGCGGCTGTCCGGCGTGAACGTCGACGCGTGGAAGATCGCGGTCTACACGTTCAGCGGCGCGGTGTGCGGGATCGCCGGGCTTTTGATCGCGTCGCGGCTGAATTCCGCGCAGCCCGCGCTCGGACAGGGCTACGAGCTCGATGCGATCGCGGCCGTCGTGATCGGCGGCACGTCGCTGTCGGGCGGCGCGGGCAGCATCGTCGGCACCATCATCGGCGCGTTCATCATGAGCGTGCTGACCAACGGCCTGCGCATCATGTCGGTCGCGCAGGAATGGCAGACGGTCGTGACGGGCGTGATCATCATCCTCGCCGTCTACGTCGACATCCTGCGTCGGCGGCGCCGTTGA
- a CDS encoding oxidoreductase gives MHAWSARHVPAQGGKVAVVTGANSGLGWQLAETLAAKGATVVMGCRDAARAAQAVDAIRRLHPDARVEVDALDLADLASIERFAADVSERHGRVDILCNNAGVMFLPLRHTRDGFEMQFGTNHLGHFALTGHLLPALSAARRARVVTMSSGFNRGGRIRVDDLRAEHRYNRYLAYCDSKLANLVFAIELQRRFERAAFAGISVAAHPGYAATNLQFAGPAMDSSPARAALTRAANRYLAQPADQGALPAIHAATSPDLAGGAYIGPSGWFESRGLPAPASVPRAARDVASAALLWEASEAATGVRFLSSGAPAGRSPGRPFDTAAEAR, from the coding sequence ATGCATGCATGGAGCGCGCGCCACGTCCCGGCGCAGGGCGGCAAGGTCGCGGTCGTGACCGGCGCCAACAGCGGCCTCGGCTGGCAGCTCGCGGAAACGCTGGCCGCAAAAGGCGCGACCGTCGTGATGGGCTGCCGCGACGCCGCACGCGCCGCGCAGGCCGTCGATGCGATCCGCCGGCTCCATCCCGATGCGCGCGTCGAAGTCGATGCGCTCGACCTCGCCGATCTCGCGTCGATCGAACGCTTCGCGGCCGACGTGTCCGAACGCCACGGCCGCGTCGACATCCTCTGCAACAACGCCGGCGTGATGTTCCTGCCGCTGCGGCACACGCGCGACGGCTTCGAGATGCAGTTCGGCACCAACCACCTCGGCCATTTCGCGCTGACCGGCCATTTGCTGCCCGCGCTGAGCGCCGCGCGACGCGCACGCGTCGTGACGATGTCGAGCGGCTTCAATCGCGGCGGCCGGATTCGCGTCGACGACCTGCGCGCCGAGCATCGCTACAACCGTTATCTCGCCTATTGCGACAGCAAGCTCGCGAACCTCGTGTTCGCGATCGAACTGCAGCGCCGCTTCGAGCGCGCCGCGTTCGCCGGGATCAGCGTCGCCGCGCATCCCGGCTATGCGGCGACCAACCTGCAGTTCGCGGGCCCGGCGATGGACAGTTCGCCCGCCCGCGCCGCGCTGACGCGTGCCGCGAACCGTTATCTCGCGCAACCGGCCGACCAGGGCGCGCTGCCCGCGATCCACGCGGCGACCTCACCCGATCTCGCCGGCGGTGCGTATATCGGGCCGTCCGGCTGGTTCGAATCGCGCGGGCTGCCGGCGCCCGCGAGCGTGCCGCGCGCGGCACGCGACGTGGCTTCGGCTGCGCTGCTGTGGGAAGCATCGGAAGCCGCGACCGGCGTGCGCTTCCTCAGCTCGGGCGCGCCGGCCGGGCGTTCGCCGGGCCGGCCGTTCGACACGGCGGCCGAAGCGCGCTGA
- a CDS encoding TauD/TfdA family dioxygenase has translation MQAAQHRIEDWRTFSADAANAAIAAVAIGDGAVDVEWSDTRRSPFHFDWLRDNCACSACVHAVTREQVFEIADAREDLSALAVHVEADGALHVEWNDGHRSAWSPGWLRAHAYDDASRAERQAAHGRHVWAGDDATAIGVFAWRDVMQDDGALLAWLAALQRTGLTLVEGVPAERGRVDEIARRVGLIRESNFGVLFDVESKPRPDSNAYTSLNLPPHTDLPTRELQPGVQFLHCLANDATGGDSVFLDGFALADALRREHPADFEQLASTPFEFWNKSANSDYRCSAPVIGLDARGNVTEVRVANFLRGPLDAPAGSVTAVYRAYRRFLALAREPRFRVQRRLRAGDMWAFDNRRVLHARTEFDPSTGRRHLQGCYVDRDELLSRWRVLSRSVPAAAVPR, from the coding sequence ATGCAGGCAGCGCAACACCGTATCGAGGACTGGCGGACGTTTTCCGCCGACGCGGCCAACGCGGCCATTGCCGCGGTGGCAATCGGCGACGGAGCGGTGGACGTCGAGTGGAGCGACACGCGACGATCGCCGTTCCATTTCGACTGGCTGCGCGACAACTGCGCGTGTTCCGCGTGCGTGCATGCGGTCACACGCGAACAGGTGTTCGAGATCGCCGACGCGCGCGAGGATCTGTCGGCGCTCGCCGTGCACGTCGAAGCCGACGGCGCGCTGCATGTGGAGTGGAACGACGGGCATCGCAGCGCGTGGTCGCCGGGCTGGTTGCGCGCGCATGCATACGACGACGCGTCGCGCGCCGAGCGTCAGGCCGCGCACGGGCGGCACGTATGGGCCGGCGACGATGCGACGGCGATCGGCGTGTTCGCGTGGCGCGACGTGATGCAGGACGACGGCGCATTGCTCGCGTGGCTCGCCGCGTTGCAGCGCACCGGGTTGACGCTCGTCGAAGGCGTGCCGGCCGAGCGCGGCCGCGTCGACGAGATCGCGCGCCGCGTCGGCCTGATCCGCGAAAGCAATTTCGGTGTGCTGTTCGACGTCGAATCGAAGCCGCGCCCGGACAGCAATGCGTATACGTCGCTCAACCTGCCGCCGCACACCGACCTGCCGACGCGCGAGTTGCAGCCGGGCGTGCAGTTCCTGCATTGCCTCGCGAACGACGCGACGGGCGGCGACAGCGTATTCCTCGACGGGTTCGCGCTTGCGGATGCGCTGCGGCGCGAGCATCCGGCCGATTTCGAGCAGCTTGCGTCGACGCCGTTCGAGTTCTGGAACAAGAGTGCGAACAGCGACTACCGCTGTTCGGCACCGGTGATCGGGCTCGATGCGCGCGGCAACGTGACCGAGGTGCGTGTCGCGAACTTCCTGCGCGGGCCGCTCGATGCGCCGGCCGGATCGGTCACGGCCGTCTATCGCGCGTACCGGCGGTTTCTCGCGCTCGCGCGCGAGCCGCGCTTTCGCGTGCAGCGCCGGCTGCGGGCGGGCGACATGTGGGCGTTCGACAACCGGCGTGTGCTGCATGCGCGCACCGAGTTCGATCCGTCGACCGGCCGCCGGCATCTGCAGGGCTGCTATGTCGATCGCGACGAATTGCTGTCGCGGTGGCGCGTGTTGTCGCGGTCGGTGCCTGCCGCGGCCGTGCCGCGCTGA
- a CDS encoding DUF3331 domain-containing protein yields the protein MKASQSLPVLDPPDVHVEILEQSDTLLVVRWVEPGRCHYGEQRWRRRFAQRTGTCALSRQVIHRGDEVFRPAERPAPANAAAMISAAEVLGLAGGR from the coding sequence ATGAAGGCCTCCCAATCCCTGCCTGTGCTCGATCCCCCCGACGTCCACGTCGAAATCCTCGAACAGTCCGATACGCTGCTCGTCGTCCGCTGGGTCGAACCCGGCCGCTGTCACTACGGCGAACAGCGCTGGCGCCGCCGCTTCGCGCAACGCACCGGCACCTGCGCATTGTCGCGCCAGGTCATCCATCGCGGCGACGAAGTCTTCCGCCCGGCCGAACGCCCGGCACCCGCGAACGCGGCCGCGATGATCTCCGCCGCCGAAGTGCTCGGCCTCGCCGGGGGCAGGTAA
- a CDS encoding sugar ABC transporter ATP-binding protein, with product MQPDPNLNAAPPLIALSGIGKRFPGVQALDDCRFDLHAGEVHALMGENGAGKSTLMKILAGVYQRDDGEILMEGRAVEIADPRTAQALGIGIIHQELNLMNHLSVAQNIFIGREPRGRFGVFVDEDKLNRDAAAIFQRMRLDLDPRTPVGRLTVAKQQMVEIAKALSFDSRVLIMDEPTAALNNAEIAELFRIIRDLRAHGVGIVYISHKMDELRQIADRVTVMRDGKYVATVPMAETSMDAIIAMMVGRQLDTEHRTPPDTSANDVALEVRGLSRGRAIRDVGFTLRRGEILGFAGLMGAGRTEVARAVFGADPVDAGEIRVHGKTVTIRTPADAVAHGIGYLSEDRKHFGLAVGMDVQNNIALSSMRRFVRRGLFLDARKMRDTAQAYVRQLAIRTPSVAQPARLLSGGNQQKIVIAKWLLRDCDILFFDEPTRGIDVGAKSEIYKLLDALAADGKAIVMISSELPEVLRMSHRILVMCEGRVTGELRAADATQEKIMQLATQRESTVLS from the coding sequence ATGCAACCCGACCCGAACCTGAACGCCGCGCCGCCGCTGATTGCGTTGAGCGGCATCGGCAAGCGCTTTCCGGGCGTGCAGGCGCTCGACGACTGCCGTTTCGACCTGCATGCCGGCGAAGTGCATGCGCTGATGGGCGAGAACGGCGCCGGCAAGTCGACGCTGATGAAGATCCTCGCCGGCGTCTATCAGCGTGACGACGGCGAGATCCTGATGGAAGGCCGTGCGGTGGAGATCGCCGATCCGCGCACCGCGCAGGCGCTCGGGATCGGCATCATCCATCAGGAACTGAACCTGATGAACCACCTGAGCGTCGCGCAGAACATCTTCATCGGCCGCGAGCCGCGCGGCCGCTTCGGCGTGTTCGTCGACGAAGACAAATTGAACCGCGATGCGGCCGCGATCTTCCAGCGGATGCGGCTCGATCTCGACCCGCGCACGCCGGTCGGCAGGCTGACGGTCGCGAAGCAGCAGATGGTCGAGATCGCGAAGGCGCTGTCGTTCGACTCGCGCGTGCTGATCATGGACGAGCCGACCGCCGCGCTCAACAACGCGGAGATCGCCGAGCTGTTCCGCATCATCCGCGATTTGCGCGCGCACGGCGTCGGCATCGTCTACATCTCGCACAAGATGGACGAGCTGCGCCAGATCGCCGATCGAGTGACCGTGATGCGCGACGGCAAGTACGTCGCGACCGTGCCGATGGCGGAAACGTCGATGGACGCGATCATCGCGATGATGGTCGGCCGCCAGCTCGATACGGAGCACCGCACGCCGCCCGACACGTCCGCGAACGACGTCGCGCTCGAAGTGCGCGGGCTGTCGCGCGGCCGCGCGATCCGCGATGTCGGCTTCACGCTGCGGCGCGGCGAGATCCTCGGCTTCGCGGGCCTGATGGGCGCGGGCCGCACCGAGGTCGCGCGCGCGGTGTTCGGCGCGGACCCGGTCGACGCGGGCGAGATCCGCGTGCACGGCAAGACCGTGACGATCCGCACGCCGGCCGACGCGGTCGCGCATGGGATCGGCTACCTGTCCGAGGATCGCAAGCACTTCGGGCTCGCGGTCGGGATGGACGTGCAGAACAACATCGCGCTGTCGAGCATGCGCCGCTTCGTGCGCCGCGGCTTGTTTCTCGATGCGCGCAAGATGCGCGACACCGCGCAGGCGTACGTGCGGCAGCTCGCGATCCGCACGCCGTCGGTCGCGCAGCCCGCACGGCTGCTGTCGGGCGGCAACCAGCAGAAGATCGTGATTGCGAAGTGGCTGCTGCGCGACTGCGACATCCTGTTCTTCGACGAGCCGACGCGCGGCATCGACGTCGGCGCGAAAAGCGAGATCTACAAGCTGCTCGACGCGCTCGCCGCCGACGGCAAGGCGATCGTGATGATCTCGTCGGAACTGCCCGAGGTGCTGCGCATGAGCCACCGGATTCTCGTGATGTGCGAAGGCCGCGTCACCGGTGAATTGCGCGCGGCCGACGCCACGCAGGAAAAGATCATGCAGCTCGCGACGCAGCGCGAGTCGACCGTATTGTCCTGA
- a CDS encoding thioesterase family protein — MTGDTPLTIYRDVVRPEWVDYNGHLRDAFYLLIFSFATDALLDRIGLDDAARCERGRSVYTLEAHVNYLHEIKEGTQVRVDARVLAHDAKRLHLYLELFADGHEDAVSASEQMLLHVDTRDGAKSAPFDEDVAARVAELHALQRDCAAPAYAGRVIGLPPRR, encoded by the coding sequence ATGACGGGCGATACCCCGCTGACGATTTACCGCGACGTGGTGCGGCCCGAATGGGTCGACTACAACGGCCACCTGCGCGATGCGTTCTACCTGCTGATCTTCAGCTTCGCGACCGATGCGTTGCTGGATCGCATCGGGCTTGATGACGCCGCGCGTTGCGAGCGGGGCCGCTCGGTCTACACGCTCGAAGCGCACGTGAACTACCTGCACGAGATCAAGGAAGGCACGCAGGTGCGCGTCGATGCGCGCGTGCTCGCGCACGACGCGAAGCGGCTGCACCTGTATCTCGAACTGTTCGCGGATGGGCACGAGGACGCGGTATCGGCGAGCGAGCAGATGCTGCTGCACGTCGATACGCGCGACGGCGCGAAGTCGGCGCCGTTCGACGAAGACGTCGCCGCGCGCGTGGCCGAGCTTCATGCGTTGCAGCGCGATTGCGCGGCGCCTGCGTATGCGGGCCGCGTGATCGGGCTGCCGCCGCGCCGCTAG
- a CDS encoding SDR family oxidoreductase translates to MRLQGKRALVTAAGQGIGRATALRFASEGADVLATDINEAALARLAADAERAGGRLTTRRLDVTDANDVAALAASERAFDVLFNCAGYVHHGSILDCDDDAWAFSLNLNVTSMYRLIRTLLPAMLAAGGASIVNMSSAASSVKGVPNRFVYGTTKAAVIGLTKAVAADFVGQRIRCNAICPGTVESPSLEARIAEQARTQNTTIDAVRAAFVARQPMGRVGTADEIAALATYLASDESAFTTGAIHLIDGGWSN, encoded by the coding sequence ATGAGATTGCAGGGCAAGCGTGCGCTGGTGACGGCGGCCGGGCAGGGCATCGGCCGCGCGACCGCGCTGCGGTTCGCAAGCGAGGGCGCCGATGTGCTGGCGACCGATATCAACGAAGCCGCGCTCGCGCGGCTCGCGGCCGACGCCGAACGCGCGGGCGGCCGGCTGACCACGCGGCGGCTCGACGTCACCGATGCGAACGACGTCGCCGCGCTCGCCGCGAGCGAACGCGCGTTCGACGTGCTGTTCAACTGCGCGGGCTACGTGCATCACGGCTCGATCCTCGACTGCGACGACGACGCGTGGGCGTTTTCGCTGAACCTGAACGTCACGTCGATGTACCGGCTGATCCGCACGCTGCTGCCCGCGATGCTCGCGGCGGGCGGCGCGTCGATCGTCAACATGTCGTCGGCCGCGTCGAGTGTGAAGGGCGTGCCGAACCGCTTCGTGTACGGCACCACCAAGGCGGCCGTGATCGGCCTGACCAAGGCGGTGGCCGCCGATTTCGTCGGTCAACGCATTCGTTGCAACGCGATCTGCCCCGGCACGGTCGAGTCGCCTTCGCTCGAGGCCCGTATTGCCGAGCAGGCGCGGACGCAGAACACGACCATCGACGCGGTGCGCGCCGCCTTTGTCGCGCGCCAGCCGATGGGGCGCGTCGGTACGGCGGACGAGATTGCCGCGCTGGCAACCTATCTGGCATCCGACGAGTCCGCATTTACCACCGGCGCCATTCACCTGATCGACGGCGGCTGGTCAAACTGA
- a CDS encoding DUF4148 domain-containing protein — MKSLVSAVVAAAALSASFGAFAQSTVTRAQVKNELVQLEQAGYKPGVSSPYYPNDIQSAEARVHGADASGYGAQPAPLVHSGAPAAAASSNARDSIFFGQ, encoded by the coding sequence ATGAAATCGCTCGTTTCCGCAGTCGTTGCCGCTGCCGCCCTGTCCGCTTCGTTCGGCGCATTCGCCCAAAGCACCGTGACCCGCGCGCAAGTGAAGAATGAACTGGTCCAGCTCGAACAAGCCGGCTACAAACCGGGCGTGTCGAGCCCGTACTACCCGAACGACATCCAGAGCGCCGAAGCGCGCGTTCATGGCGCCGACGCCAGCGGCTACGGCGCGCAACCGGCCCCGCTCGTCCACTCGGGCGCCCCGGCTGCCGCAGCGTCGTCGAACGCACGCGATTCGATCTTCTTCGGCCAGTAA
- a CDS encoding ureidoglycolate lyase: protein MKLLRFGDKHHEKPGLLDAQGHIRDLSGVIDDIAGDALSPASLARLRDIPPSSLPLVEGTPRLGACVGRVGKFICIGLNYSDHAAESGMEVPKEPVVFGKWTSAISGPNDDVEIPRGSEKTDWEVELGVVIGRGGRYIDEADALSHVAGYCVVNDVSEREYQLERGGTWDKGKGNDTFGPLGPWLVTADEVPDPHALRLWLDVDGHRYQNGSTATMVFRVPHLISYLSRFMSLQPGDVISTGTPPGVGLGQKPPVYLRAGQVITLGIDGLGEQRQRTVQA, encoded by the coding sequence ATGAAACTGCTGAGATTTGGCGACAAACACCATGAAAAACCGGGCCTGCTCGATGCGCAGGGCCACATCCGCGACCTGTCCGGCGTGATCGACGACATCGCCGGTGACGCGCTGTCGCCGGCCTCGCTCGCGCGGCTGCGCGACATTCCGCCGTCGTCGCTGCCGCTCGTTGAAGGCACGCCGCGGCTCGGCGCGTGCGTCGGCCGCGTCGGCAAGTTCATCTGCATCGGGCTCAACTATTCCGATCACGCGGCCGAATCGGGGATGGAGGTGCCGAAGGAGCCCGTCGTGTTCGGCAAGTGGACGAGCGCGATCTCGGGGCCGAACGACGACGTCGAGATTCCGCGCGGCTCGGAAAAGACCGACTGGGAAGTCGAGCTCGGCGTGGTGATCGGCCGGGGCGGCCGCTATATCGACGAAGCCGACGCGCTGTCGCACGTTGCCGGCTACTGCGTCGTGAACGACGTGTCGGAGCGCGAATACCAGCTCGAACGCGGCGGCACGTGGGACAAGGGCAAGGGCAACGATACGTTCGGGCCGCTCGGCCCGTGGCTCGTGACGGCCGACGAAGTGCCCGATCCGCACGCGCTGCGGCTGTGGCTCGACGTCGACGGCCATCGCTACCAGAACGGCTCGACCGCGACGATGGTGTTCCGCGTGCCGCACCTGATCAGCTACCTGAGCCGCTTCATGAGCCTGCAGCCGGGCGACGTGATTTCCACCGGCACGCCGCCGGGCGTCGGCCTCGGGCAGAAACCGCCCGTCTATCTGCGCGCCGGGCAGGTGATCACGCTCGGCATCGACGGGCTCGGCGAGCAGCGCCAGCGCACCGTGCAGGCCTGA
- a CDS encoding SDR family oxidoreductase has protein sequence MDLNLQDKVVIVTGGASGIGAAISMRLAGEGAIPVVFARHTPDDAFWRELVRKQPRAECVSVELQDDAQCRDAVAQTVARFGRIDGLVNNAGINDGIGLDAGRDAFVASLERNLIHYYVMAHYCVPHLKAARGAIVNISSKTAVTGQGNTSGYCASKGAQLALTREWAVALRDDGVRVNAVIPAEVMTPLYKNWLAGFDDPDAKLAEIAGKVPLGKRFTTADEIADTTVFLLSDRASHTTGQWLFVDGGYTHLDRAIG, from the coding sequence GTGGATTTGAACCTGCAAGACAAGGTCGTGATCGTGACCGGCGGCGCCTCGGGCATCGGCGCCGCGATCTCGATGCGGCTCGCCGGCGAGGGCGCGATTCCGGTGGTGTTCGCGCGCCACACGCCCGACGACGCGTTCTGGCGCGAGCTTGTACGGAAGCAGCCGCGCGCCGAATGCGTGTCGGTCGAACTGCAGGACGACGCGCAATGCCGCGATGCGGTCGCGCAGACCGTCGCGCGCTTCGGCCGCATCGACGGCCTCGTCAACAACGCGGGCATCAACGACGGCATCGGCCTCGACGCCGGGCGCGACGCATTCGTCGCATCGCTCGAGCGCAACCTGATCCATTACTACGTGATGGCGCACTACTGCGTGCCGCACCTGAAGGCGGCGCGCGGCGCGATCGTCAACATCTCGTCGAAGACGGCCGTCACCGGGCAGGGCAACACGAGCGGCTATTGCGCGTCGAAGGGCGCGCAGCTCGCGTTGACGCGCGAATGGGCCGTCGCATTGCGCGACGACGGCGTGCGCGTGAACGCGGTGATCCCGGCCGAGGTGATGACGCCGCTTTACAAGAACTGGCTCGCCGGCTTTGACGATCCCGATGCGAAGCTTGCCGAAATCGCCGGCAAGGTGCCGCTCGGCAAGCGCTTCACGACGGCCGACGAGATCGCCGACACGACCGTGTTCCTGCTGTCGGATCGCGCATCGCACACGACGGGCCAGTGGTTGTTCGTCGATGGCGGCTATACGCATCTCGACCGTGCGATCGGCTGA
- a CDS encoding L-fuconate dehydratase, giving the protein MPIIRSMRVLDVRFPTSQQLDGSDAMNPDPDYSAAYVVLETDRDGLEGHGLTFTIGRGNEICCAAIDAMRHLVVGLDLDWIREDMGRFWRHVTSDSQLRWIGPDKGAIHLATGAVVNAVWDLWAKAVGKPLWRLVADMSPEELVRTIDFRYLTDCLTPDEALDLLRRQAPGKAARIATLERDGYPCYTTSAGWLGYSDDKLRRLCREAVDAGFDYVKLKVGANLEDDIRRVTIAREVIGPDRKLMIDANQVWEVDEAIDWVRELAFARPWFIEEPTSPDDVEGHRKIRKAIAPVQVATGEMCQNRVLFKQFIARGAIDVVQIDACRLGGVNEILAVMLMAAKYGLPVCPHAGGVGLCEYVQHLSMIDYVCISGTKEGRVTEYVDHLHEHFVEPCVVRGAAYMPPTAPGFSIEMKPESLEQYLFRG; this is encoded by the coding sequence ATGCCTATCATTCGATCGATGCGCGTCCTCGACGTGCGCTTTCCGACCTCGCAGCAGCTCGACGGCTCCGATGCGATGAATCCGGACCCCGATTATTCGGCGGCCTACGTCGTGCTCGAAACCGACCGCGACGGGCTCGAAGGTCACGGGCTCACGTTCACCATCGGGCGCGGCAACGAAATCTGCTGCGCGGCGATCGACGCGATGCGCCACCTCGTCGTCGGCCTCGACCTCGACTGGATCCGCGAGGACATGGGCCGCTTCTGGCGGCACGTCACGTCGGACAGCCAGTTGCGCTGGATCGGCCCCGACAAGGGCGCGATCCATCTGGCGACGGGTGCCGTCGTCAACGCGGTGTGGGATCTGTGGGCGAAGGCGGTGGGCAAGCCGCTGTGGCGGCTCGTCGCCGACATGAGCCCCGAGGAGCTGGTGCGCACGATCGACTTCCGCTACCTGACCGACTGCCTGACGCCGGACGAAGCGCTCGACCTGCTGCGCCGGCAGGCGCCCGGCAAGGCCGCGCGGATCGCGACGCTGGAGCGCGACGGCTACCCGTGCTACACGACGTCGGCCGGCTGGCTCGGCTACAGCGACGACAAGCTGCGCCGGCTGTGCCGCGAGGCCGTCGACGCGGGGTTCGACTACGTGAAGCTGAAGGTCGGCGCGAATCTCGAGGACGACATCCGCCGCGTGACGATTGCGCGCGAAGTGATCGGCCCGGATCGCAAGCTGATGATCGACGCGAACCAGGTGTGGGAAGTCGACGAGGCGATCGACTGGGTGCGCGAGCTCGCGTTCGCGCGGCCGTGGTTCATCGAGGAGCCGACGAGCCCCGACGACGTCGAAGGGCATCGCAAGATCCGCAAGGCGATCGCGCCCGTGCAGGTCGCGACCGGCGAGATGTGCCAGAACCGCGTGCTGTTCAAGCAGTTCATCGCGCGCGGCGCGATCGACGTCGTGCAGATCGACGCGTGCCGCCTCGGCGGCGTGAACGAGATTCTCGCGGTGATGCTGATGGCCGCGAAGTACGGGCTGCCGGTGTGCCCGCATGCGGGCGGCGTCGGGCTGTGCGAATACGTGCAGCACCTGTCGATGATCGACTACGTGTGCATTTCCGGCACGAAGGAAGGGCGCGTGACCGAATACGTCGATCACCTGCACGAGCATTTCGTCGAGCCGTGCGTGGTGCGCGGCGCGGCGTACATGCCGCCGACGGCGCCCGGTTTCTCGATCGAGATGAAGCCCGAATCGCTGGAGCAGTACCTGTTCCGCGGCTGA
- a CDS encoding alpha/beta hydrolase yields MLEPEIAAFVAAVDAWYPADTAARSPDEQRRLYDRFAAEWTPAALPAGIVQQDAVWHAPDGRAIALRRYTAAHGKPRGTVLFFHGGGFVVGSLDSHALITAQLAADTGLDVIAVDYRLAPEHRAPAALEDCLAVTRAARDARWPFGPCAWPLTLAGDSAGGMLAAAVATALRDAGEGGIDGIALVYPMLGFEPQSPARETEAHAPMLTLDDVHRYRALYWEGGLSDALTDGNPLLRASVPLAASRFDGLPPVLAIGAEHDPLRDDARVYVERIRAAGGTARYWMGEGLVHGCWRALGTSPQAARMHRTVGGFLLAPHA; encoded by the coding sequence ATGCTCGAACCGGAAATCGCGGCGTTCGTCGCAGCCGTCGACGCGTGGTATCCGGCCGACACGGCGGCGCGCTCGCCCGACGAGCAGCGCCGCCTCTACGACCGCTTCGCGGCCGAGTGGACACCGGCGGCCCTGCCGGCCGGCATCGTGCAGCAGGATGCCGTGTGGCACGCACCGGACGGACGCGCGATCGCGCTGCGGCGCTACACGGCCGCGCACGGCAAGCCGCGCGGCACGGTGCTGTTTTTTCATGGCGGCGGCTTCGTCGTCGGCTCGCTCGACAGTCACGCGCTGATCACCGCGCAACTGGCGGCCGACACGGGGCTCGACGTGATCGCGGTCGACTACCGGCTGGCGCCCGAACACCGCGCACCGGCTGCTCTTGAAGATTGCCTCGCCGTCACACGCGCCGCGCGCGATGCGCGCTGGCCGTTCGGGCCGTGCGCGTGGCCGCTGACGCTTGCGGGCGACAGCGCGGGCGGCATGCTCGCCGCGGCCGTCGCGACCGCGCTGCGCGATGCGGGCGAAGGCGGTATCGACGGTATCGCGCTCGTTTATCCGATGCTCGGGTTCGAACCGCAATCGCCCGCGCGCGAAACGGAAGCGCATGCGCCGATGCTGACGCTCGATGATGTCCATCGCTATCGCGCGCTGTATTGGGAAGGCGGCCTGTCCGACGCACTGACGGACGGCAACCCGCTGCTGCGCGCGTCGGTGCCGCTCGCGGCTTCGCGTTTCGATGGCCTGCCGCCCGTGCTCGCGATCGGCGCCGAGCACGATCCGCTGCGCGACGATGCGCGCGTGTACGTCGAACGGATTCGCGCGGCCGGCGGCACCGCGCGCTACTGGATGGGAGAGGGGCTGGTGCACGGCTGCTGGCGCGCGCTCGGGACGAGCCCGCAGGCGGCGCGGATGCACCGGACGGTCGGCGGGTTTCTGCTCGCACCACACGCGTAG